AGTAGGCTTAAAAGCACCAGAAATCGCAGCTAAAAATTTAGAAGGTAAGAAAATCAAACTAGCTGATTTTGATAATCTCATTGTTTTAACCTTTGTAGAGCAAGGTTGTGCATCTTGTTTAAAAGACTTACCACTCTTGGAAAAACTAGCTAACGAATACCCTAAAAAAATCACTATTTTAGCACTTGATTCTGTGGATAAGGGGAAAGATTTTGAAGAATTTGCTACAAAATATGATTATAAAAATATTATATTTTTGCAAGATGATTTAGATATATCATGGCAAAGATTTAACATTTTTGCAGTACCAACAACTTTTGTCATTAAAGATGGAGTTGTGCAAGATAAAATTATAGGAGAAAAACCATGGTCACAACTAAAAGCTTCTATTGCTTCTTGGCTTTAATAAGTGTTTTTTTCTTTAGTGCATGCTCAAATAATGAATTTCAAACCTTAAATTCAAGTCAAAACTATACTTTTAAATACGATGGTTTTGAAAAAACCTTAAAAACACAAAATGCAAATCAAGCTTATGCTTTATTTTTTTTCACGCAAGATTGTGGTGCGTGTAATGCACAAATTCCGATGCTAAATGAACTTTATAGAGAAAGAAATTTTCCTATTTTAGCGGTGTTAAATGGAGCTAAATCAAAAGAAGAAGCCCAAAAAATTCTTTTGGAAAAAAAGTTAAATTTACCACTTATGTATGAAGCTAAAGCAAGCTCATTTTTGTCTAAGGCCGTGGGTGGAATTTATGGTGTACCTGTGATAGTTTTTTATGATGAAAAAGGCAAAATAAATGAAAAATTCATCGGACTTACTCCAAAAAGTGTTTTAGAAAATAAAATTAAATTTTTACAATAACTACTGCTAACTTTTTTAAGTTTATTTTTAATTAAAAAATAAAATTTGCAATTATTTTTTTAAGTGATTTTTTATGTACTCTAAAATGCAAATATATTGTTAATGTTATTGATAGGCTGTATGTTGATTGTTTGGTATGTTACAAAAATACCCAATTAAAATAATTAACCTAAAAGCCTATAAGCAAGCATTTTGATAAT
This genomic window from Campylobacter lari contains:
- a CDS encoding TlpA family protein disulfide reductase, with product MKIKSIILACLCLVFLSACFENNNKNGGKVGLKAPEIAAKNLEGKKIKLADFDNLIVLTFVEQGCASCLKDLPLLEKLANEYPKKITILALDSVDKGKDFEEFATKYDYKNIIFLQDDLDISWQRFNIFAVPTTFVIKDGVVQDKIIGEKPWSQLKASIASWL
- a CDS encoding TlpA family protein disulfide reductase, with amino-acid sequence MVTTKSFYCFLALISVFFFSACSNNEFQTLNSSQNYTFKYDGFEKTLKTQNANQAYALFFFTQDCGACNAQIPMLNELYRERNFPILAVLNGAKSKEEAQKILLEKKLNLPLMYEAKASSFLSKAVGGIYGVPVIVFYDEKGKINEKFIGLTPKSVLENKIKFLQ